A window of the Helianthus annuus cultivar XRQ/B chromosome 4, HanXRQr2.0-SUNRISE, whole genome shotgun sequence genome harbors these coding sequences:
- the LOC110933335 gene encoding uncharacterized protein LOC110933335, whose protein sequence is MVIGSIISDNQSAFLKGRYILDSPLILNEVMAWIQKYNKKAFLLKIDFEKAYDNVCWGFLLDIMGQMGFPDLWCKWIKGILASARSSVLVNGSPTFEFNCSKGVRQGDPLSPFLFLLVMEALSNILYKARMEGLFKGIQTPNNGPVISHLFYADDALVLGEWDRVNVKNVARCLRIFYLCSGLKINLQKSILYGLGVDNGSVSDMAKVIGCKPDTGPFTYLGIKVGANMNRINNWTHIFEIFDNRLSTWKAKTLSMGGGRLTLINSVLGISRLKEVNEALLVRWGWRYRAESQNLWCKLVEACHCKKNQMSFLPFNNNISGCWKNIVNLISKVKINGRGLNYIIKGKVGNGVDIRFWIDIWVGDLLFWERWPKLFGLELFKLCRVAERLDITRGNGVFKWQWSRQPVSDQELKEWKECCEVLSMVRLSVGKDAWIWSGDSQKGFSVKDVKSALLKDRGNCHPPDFSWCKWVLIKCNIMNWRGNLDRLPSRVNLRKRNVVLSSSMCPLCDETEESVEHLFTACSVALRVWSAFSKWCNIPPLYLFEFKDILEIHKFIKCSKKEEKIVYGLALITSWCIWKERNEVVFNQKNCDPKDIIWELKARSFAWVRNRFSCKSIRWSDWYKYPLYML, encoded by the coding sequence ATGGTTATTGGGTCTATCATCTCGGATAATCAGTCGGCTTTTCTTAAAGGGAGATACATTCTCGACAGTCCGTTAATTCTTAATGAGGTTATGGCGTGGAttcaaaaatataataaaaaggcCTTTTTGCTTAAAATTGATTTCGAAAAGGCGTACGACAATGTTTGCTGGGGTTTTCTGTTGGACATCATGGGGCAAATGGGTTTTCCTGATTTATGGTGCAAGTGGATTAAAGGGATACTTGCGTCTGCGAGATCCTCGGTTCTTGTAAACGGGTCCCCCACTTTTGAATTCAATTGCTCCAAAGGGGTCAGACAGGGCGACCCGCTTTCCCCGTTTCTGTTCCTACTAGTCATGGAAGCACTGTCTAACATTTTGTATAAAGCCAGGATGGAAGGTCTTTTCAAAGGTATTCAAACTCCCAACAACGGTCCGGTAATCTCTCACCTCTTTTACGCTGATGATGCACTCGTGCTGGGGGAGTGGGATAGGGTTAATGTTAAGAATGTGGCTAGATGTTTGAGAATTTTTTATTTATGCTCGGGCTTAAAAATTAATTTGCAAAAATCAATTTTATACGGGTTGGGTGTGGATAATGGGTCTGTGTCTGATATGGCTAAAGTGATTGGGTGCAAACCGGATACTGGTCCTTTTACTTACTTGGGAATTAAGGTGGGGGCGAATATGAACAGAATTAACAACTGGACTCACATTTTTGAGATTTTCGATAACAGATTGTCGACGTGGAAAGCTAAAACTTTATCTATGGGGGGGGGGAGGCTAACTTTGATAAATTCTGTTTTGGGTATTAGCAGGTTAAAAGAGGTCAATGAAGCCCTTCTTGTTAGATGGGGGTGGAGATATAGAGCTGAAAGTCAAAATCTATGGTGTAAATTGGTTGAAGCGTGTCATTGTAAGAAGAACCAAATGAGCTTTCTTCCTTTCAACAATAATATTTCGGGGTGCTGGAAAAATATTGTGAATCTGATTTCCAAAGTGAAAATTAATGGGAGAGGtttaaattatataataaaagGTAAAGTCGGGAATGGGGTTGATATTCGGTTTTGGATAGATATTTGGGTGGGTGATCTTCTCTTTTGGGAAAGGTGGCCCAAATTATTTGGTTTGGAGTTGTTTAAATTGTGCAGGGTGGCTGAGAGACTGGATATCACTAGAGGAAATGGAGTGTTCAAATGGCAGTGGTCTAGACAGCCTGTTTCGGATCAGGAGCTTAAGGAATGGAAGGAATGTTGCGAGGTGCTTAGTATGGTGAGGCTTTCTGTCGGCAAGGATGCCTGGATTTGGAGTGGGGATAGTCAGAAGGGTTTCTCAGTGAAGGATGTCAAATCGGCGTTGTTGAAGGATAGAGGTAACTGTCATCCTCCAGATTTTTCTTGGTGTAAATGGGTTCTTATTAAATGCAATATTATGAATTGGAGAGGCAATCTGGATAGACTTCCTTCTAGAGTAAATTTAAGAAAAAGGAATGTGGTATTATCTTCTTCTATGTGTCCCTTATGCGATGAGACCGAGGAATCGGTTGAGCATTTGTTCACCGCGTGCTCAGTAGCCTTAAGGGTGTGGTCGGCGTTCAGTAAGTGGTGCAACATCCCGCCTCTATACCTTTTTGAATTTAAAGACATTTTAGAGATACATAAATTCATCAAGTGTAGTAAGAAGGAGGAGAAAATCGTTTATGGGTTGGCTCTAATAACGTCTTGGTGCATTTGGAAAGAGAGAAATGAAGTGGTTTTCAACCAGAAAAATTGTGACCCGAAAGATATCATATGGGAGTTAAAAGCGAGAAGTTTTGCATGGGTTAGAAATAGATTCTCTTGTAAATCTATTAGATGGTCAGACTGGTATAAATACCCTTTGTATATGTTGTAG
- the LOC110933336 gene encoding uncharacterized protein LOC110933336 has protein sequence MNFLSLNIRGLGEGGKNKAGWIKNLKRENGIDFIALQEIQFRDISGIEFEKFWGAGKFEMDHVPAAGRSGGVVSMWDPGILKVQDSFKHANFLLTRGTLKGSNQVINIVNVYAPHKVPQKKALWDDIGGGGVMGSHPGWWVILGDFNAVRFKEERRNSIFNSKCASIFNDFIDENGLREYEMKGRKFTYLKDNDNKLSKIDRVLVCQDFFMKWPVACLRAMPRLFSDHCPLILTCSDKNFGPKPFRFFNSWLERKDFDEVVLKEISKFSGVGNPDEALFQKLKKIREALRIWRKEVLTKEGETEMKLKEELECLEEVAEGRELTEEEEWTRMECLKDLKEIEGYKVKDIIQRSRARWDLEGDENTRFFHGYIKSRRACNNIPGLMINDVWVTRPSLIKKEIMGFFKRAFEEKIRERPKLIFQNAKRLSEAEAASLTVPFSKEEIKRAVFECGSDKAPGPDGFNFNFIKRYWNVFENDFL, from the coding sequence ATGAATTTCCTTTCTTTAAATATTAGAGGTTTAGGAGAGGGGGGTAAAAACAAAGCGGGTTGGATAAAAAATTTAAAGCGGGAAAATGGTATTGATTTCATCGCTTTGCAAGAAATTCAATTTCGTGACATTTCAGGTATCGAATTCGAGAAATTTTGGGGAGCTGGCAAGTTCGAGATGGACCACGTTCCGGCGGCTGGCAGATCTGGAGGGGTGGTTAGTATGTGGGACCCTGGTATTCTTAAGGTACAAGATTCTTTCAAACATGCCAATTTTTTATTAACTAGGGGGACTTTAAAAGGCAGCAATCAAGTTATTAATATTGTGAACGTCTACGCTCCTCATAAAGTCCCTCAAAAAAAGGCTCTCTGGGATgatattgggggggggggggtgatggGTAGTCACCCAGGCTGGTGGGTGATTCTGGGAGATTTTAATGCAGTGCGTTTTAAGGAGGAAAGGCGAAATTCTATTTTCAATTCTAAATGTGCTTCTATTTTTAATGACTTTATCGATGAAAATGGGTTAAGGGAGTACGAAATGAAAGGGAGAAAATTTACGTATCTCAAAGATAATGATAATAAACTGAGCAAAATTGATAGAGTGTTGGTGTGTCAAGATTTTTTTATGAAGTGGCCGGTGGCGTGCCTTCGGGCGATGCCGAGATTGTTTTCGGATCACTGCCCGCTGATTTTGACTTGCTCGGATAAAAACTTTGGGCCTAAGCCATTCAGATTTTTCAACTCTTGGTTGGAAAGAAAGGATTTCGACGAGGTGGTTCTTAAGGAGATTTCTAAGTTTAGCGGAGTTGGGAATCCTGACGAGGCGTTATTTCAAAAACTTAAGAAGATTAGGGAAGCTTTAAGAATATGGAGAAAAGAGGTTTTAACGAAGGAAGGGGAAACGGAGATGAAGCTGAAGGAAGAGTTAGAGTGTTTGGAAGAGGTGGCGGAAGGCAGAGAGTTAACTGAAGAAGAGGAGTGGACTAGAATGGAATGCCTGAAAGATCTAAAGGAGATAGAAGGGTACAAAGTGAAAGATATCATACAAAGATCTAGAGCTAGATGGGATTTGGAAGGTGACGAGAATACGAGGTTTTTCCACGGTTACATTAAAAGTAGAAGGGCTTGTAACAATATTCCGGGCCTAATGATTAACGATGTTTGGGTCACTAGACCATCTTTGATAAAAAAAGAGATTATGGGTTTCTTCAAAAGGGCGTTCGAGGAAAAGATTAGAGAAAGACCTaaactcattttccagaatgctaaGCGTCTTTCGGAAGCAGAAGCGGCGTCTCTGACGGTCCCTTTCAGTAAAGAGGAGATTAAACGAGCGGTGTTTGAATGTGGATCTGACAAAGCTCCTGGGCCGGACGGTTTTAACTTTAACTTTATAAAAAGGTATTGGAACGTTTTCGAAAATGAtttcttgtag
- the LOC110933337 gene encoding uncharacterized protein LOC110933337 — protein sequence MDGRRKGAISKFFVSRLPEKCSSKDVEEALGSYGAIQGVYIAKKRDKNGYRFGFASFLGVKDATELEKQMRNIWIRSYRLFINVARFATENDTKDRKDQSVKEQEVKQNRFKAQEGFRGSSSVNKGSTYADMVTGKSISAGGTKEVKVSEFASAYVDLHNKVIVGKLKDLWYLRKLDILLKEANFGNAVIKYIGGLNVLVVFNSAFEADRFRASSAGFGWFVGVEIWKGQAIAFERMAWLNIHGVPLHLASNETYDSVGRVFGKVIHASQRQAEDNILTVDCVCMLTDTVKRIEEEIVIVEKGRRFRIWIEEERGAWIPDSVDNQEVGSEGSE from the coding sequence ATGGATGGCCGGCGCAAAGGTGCGATTTCGAAGTTTTTTGTGTCAAGGTTACCAGAAAAGTGTAGCTCTAAGGATGTCGAGGAGGCTCTAGGATCATACGGAGCAATTCAGGGGGTTTATATCGCTAAGAAAAGAGACAAAAATGGATACCGGTTCGGTTTTGCGAGCTTCTTAGGGGTGAAGGATGCGACTGAGCTAGAAAAGCAGATGAGAAATATATGGATCAGAAGTTACAGGCTGTTCATTAACGTTGCTAGGTTTGCAACGGAAAATGACACGAAGGATAGGAAAGATCAAAGTGTCAAGGAACAGGAAGTGAAACAGAACCGTTTCAAAGCTCAGGAAGGTTTTAGAGGCAGCTCTTCTGTCAACAAAGGGTCTACGTACGCCGACATGGTGACGGGTAAGTCTATAAGCGCGGGCGGCACAAAGGAGGTGAAGGTGTCGGAGTTCGCGTCGGCTTACGTCGATCTTCACAACAAGGTTATTGTTGGAAAGTTGAAAGATTTATGGTACCTGAGGAAGTTAGACATTCTGCTCAAGGAAGCAAATTTTGGAAACGCGGTTATCAAATACATTGGAGGTCTGAACGTTTTGGTGGTTTTCAACTCGGCATTCGAGGCAGACAGGTTTAGGGCTAGTTCAGCGGGGTTTGGTTGGTTTGTCGGTGTTGAGATATGGAAGGGTCAAGCGATCGCCTTTGAAAGGATGGCATGGCTTAACATTCATGGTGTGCCTTTACATCTGGCCAGTAACGAAACTTACGACTCGGTGGGGAGAGTTTTCGGGAAAGTTATACATGCGTCACAAAGACAAGCGGAGGATAACATCCTTACGGTTGATTGTGTGTGCATGTTAACAGACACGGTTAAAAGGATTGAGGAAGAAATTGTGATTGTGGAGAAAGGTAGACGCTTCAGAATTTGGATCGAAGAAGAAAGGGGGGCTTGGATTCCGGACTCGGTCGACAATCAGGAAGTGGGTTCGGAAGGAAGTGAATGA
- the LOC110936323 gene encoding putative E3 ubiquitin-protein ligase XBAT31, whose product MGQNFSCSIQDEHGWFSAVQFGDLNSVNTLLEQDPNLIKRTTVYDHQSALHIAAANGQIEIVTMLLENRSVNPDSLNRHKQTPLMLAAIHGKISCVEKLIEAGANILTFDSLNGRTCLHYAAYYGHSDCLQTILSSARTSHVSASWGFSRFVNIRDGKGATPLHLAARQRRPECVHILLDNGALVCASTGGYGFPGSTPLHLAARGGSMDCIRELLAWGADRLNQDASGRIPYTIALKHKNRACAALLDPLSAEPLVWPSPLKFISELNQDAKALLEQALMEVNKERERHILEASGCSVSSPARSYTTDIDDNVSEASDSQLCCICFDQVCAIEVQDCGHQMCAQCTLALCCHNKPDPVTATLPEPICPFCRSNIARLTVVKVKVTADQELNLYSSSKLQKSRKSRNLSEGSSSFRGLSAVPSFGRMLGRGSGRVSFDRDCDKTVKVEGSG is encoded by the exons ATGGGTCAAAACTTTAGCTGCAGCATCCAAGACGAACACGGCTGGTTCTCAGCAGTTCAATTTGGCGATTTGAACTCTGTGAACACCCTTTTGGAGCAAGATCCGAATCTTATAAAACGAACTACTGTTTATGATCATCAGTCTGCTCTTCATATAGCTGCTGCCAATGGTCAGATAGAG ATTGTTACTATGCTTTTGGAGAATAGATCGGTTAATCCTGATTCTTTGAATCGGCATAAACAG ACTCCATTGATGTTGGCTGCAATACACGGGAAGATCTCTTGTGTTGAAAAGCTCATTGAAGCTGGAGCTAAT ATTCTGACGTTTGATTCGTTAAACGGAAGAACATGCTTGCACTATGCTGCTTATTATGGCCACTCTGACTGTCTGCAGACCATTCTTTCCAGTGCCCGGACCTCCCACGTTTCGGCTTCATG GGGGTTTTCTCGATTTGTGAATATAAGAGACGGTAAGGGCGCGACACCGTTGCACTTGGCCGCCCGTCAACGACGCCCCGAGTGTGTTCATATACTTCTTGACAACGGGGCCCTTGTTTGTGCTTCAACCGGTGGATATGG TTTTCCTGGCAGCACTCCACTTCATTTGGCGGCAAGAGGAGGCTCAATGGATTGCATCCGAGAACTATTAGCATGGGGTGCTGATCGGCTTAATCAAGATGCATCAGG GCGAATTCCATACACGATTGCTTTAAAACATAAAAACCGAGCATGTGCAGCCTTGTTAGACCCTTTGTCCGCAGAACCGCTAGTGTGGCCATCACCATTAAAGTTCATTAGTGAGCTTAATCAGGATGCTAAAGCTTTGTTAGAGCAGGCTCTAATGGAGGTTAACAAGGAAAGGGAGAGACACATTTTAGAGGCTTCGGGCTGCTCCGTGTCATCTCCAGCCCGTTCTTACACCACCGACATAGATGATAACGTCTCAGAG GCCAGCGATTCGCAATTATGTTGCATATGTTTTGACCAAGTATGCGCGATTGAAGTTCAAGATTGCGGTCACCAAATGTGTGCTCAATGCACACTCGCTTTGTGCTGCCACAACAAGCCCGACCCGGTAACTGCAACCCTACCTGAACCCATCTGCCCCTTTTGTAGAAGCAACATTGCACGATTAACAGTCGTCAAGGTCAAAGTCACTGCTGACCAAGAACTCAACCTTTATTCCTCTTCTAAACtgcaaaaatcaagaaaatcacgAAATTTGAGTGAGGGAAGCAGTAGCTTCAGGGGATTATCGGCTGTCCCGTCTTTTGGGAGAATGTTGGGCCGTGGTTCGGGTCGGGTCTCTTTCGACCGTGATTGTGATAAAACTGTGAAAGTTGAAGGATCTGGTTGA